In the Candidatus Binatia bacterium genome, CCCGAAGAGCTCGACGGCGTGCGCAAGGAGGTCAACGAGATCCTCGACCTCGCCCTCTCCTACGCGCGCGACTTCCGGCCGCGTCAGGAGGTGTTCAGCTTCGGCGACGCCTGGAGCGGGCTCGGCCCCGCCGGCGAGGACCGCACCGCGCACACCGCCGTGCCGCGCGAGCGCCTCGAGCAGATCGCCGAGCGCGCGGCGCGCATCCCCGAAGGCTTCCACGCGCACCCGAAGGTCAAGAAGCAGTACGAGCAGCGTCTCGAGATGGTCCGACGCGGCAAGGGCATCGACTGGGGCTGCGCCGAGATGCTCGCCTACGGCTCGCTGCTGCTCGAGGGTACCGCGGTGCGCCTCTCGGGTCAGGACTCGGGGCGCGGCACCTTCAGCCACCGCCACGCCGTGCTGCACGACCAGGAGACCGGCGAGGAGTGGGTGCCGCTCAACGCGATCGCGCGCGAGGGCGAGACGCAGGCGACCTTCGAGGTCATCGACAGCATGCTCTCCGAGGCCGCCGTGCTCGGCTTCGAGTACGGCTACTCGTCGGCGGCGCCGCGGATCTTGACGCTGTGGGAAGCGCAGTTCGGCGACTTCGCCAACGGCGCGCAGGTGATCATCGACACCTTCATCGCCGCCGGCGAGTCGAAGTGGCAGCGCGCGAACGGCCTCGTGATGCTGCTGCCGCACGGCTACGAGGGCCAGGGTCCGGAGCACTCGAGCGCGCGGCTCGAGCGCTTCCTGCAGCTCTGCGGCGACGACAACATGCAGGTCGTCAACGCGACCACCGCGGCGCAGTTCTTCCACCTCCTGCGCCGCCAGATGCTGCGCCCGTTCCGCAAGCCGCTGATCGTCATGTCGCCGAAGAGCCTGCTGCGCGCGCAGGCGGCGAGCTCGGCGATCGAGGACTTCACCGAGGGCACGTTCCAGCCGGTGCTGCCCGATCCGGTGTCGCTCGATCCCGACGGCGTGACGACCATCGCGTTCTGCTCGGGCAAGGTGTTCTACGACCTCGCCAAGGCGCGCGAGGACCGCGCCGACCTGCGCGTCGCCGCGATCCGCATCGAGGAGCTCTACCCCTTCCCGGCGCAGCGGATCGCCGAGGTGCTCGAGGCCTATCCCAATGCGCGTGACGTCGTCTGGCTGCAGGAGGAGCCGATGAACATGGGTGCGTGGTGGTACATCACGCAGCACCTGCCGCCGCTGCTCGGCGACCGCTCGCTGCGCTACGCCGGCCGCGACGAGGCCGCGAGCCCGGCGACCGGCTCGTACCGCCTGCACGGCAAGGAGCAGGCGGCGCTCCTCGCGGCGGTGTTCGACGGCATTCCGGAGCGTCCCGCGACCCGTCCGCGTCGCATCGCGAACGCGGCCAAGGCGCAGGCCGCGGCGAGGTCCCGCTGATGGCGTTCGAGGTTCGCATCCCGTCGCTCGGCGAGTCGGTCAGCGAGGCCGTCATCGGCCGCTGGATCAAGCAGGACGGCGAGCTGGTCCAGGCCGACGAGCCGATCCTCGAGCTCGAGAGCGACAAGGCCAACATGGACCTCGCGGCCGAGCAGTCGGGTCGGCTGAAGGTGCTGAAGAAGGCCGGCGAGACCGTGCAGGAGGGCGACGTCGTCGCGGTGATCGAGCCCGCCGAGGGCGCCGCGGCCGGCGCGACCGAGCCTGCTCAGGCTGCGCCCGAAGCGGCGAAGCCGGCGCCCGCGGCTGCGGCGACAAGCACAGAGTCCAAGCCCGCGCCCGCCGCGGCACCGTCGACGTCCGCGAGGCCGACCGAGCAGGCGCTGTCCGTCGCGTCGGCGAAGCCCGCGGCCGAGCAGCCGCTCAGCCCGGCCGTGCGCCGCATCGTCGCCGAGGAGAACCTCGACGTCAGCGGCGTCGAGGGCACGGGCCCGCACGGCCGCCTGACCAAGGCCGACGTGCTCGAGCTCGCCGAGCAGCGCAAGAGCAAGGTCACGCCGATCTCGGCGCCGGCCGCATCCGCGACCTCCGCGTCGAGCGGTGCCGCTGCGGCTTCCGCGCCGAGCGCGTCCGCCGCGCGCGCCGCCGCGCCGGCGCGCGCGCCGCGTCCGGAGCTCGGCGACGAAGCCCAGCTCGAGGAGCGCGTGCCGATGTCGCGCATGCGTCAGGTGATCGCGCGCCGCCTGGTCGAGGCGCAGCACACCGCCGCGATCCTGACGACGTTCAACGAAGCCGACATGAGCGCGATCATCGAGCTGCGCACGCGCTACAAGGAGGCGTTCCAGAAGAAGCACGGCGTCGGGCTCGGCTTCATGTCGTTCTTCGTCGCCGCCTGCTGTCACGCGGCGCGCGAGGTGCCGGAGCTCAACGCAGAGATCCAGGGCAACGAGATCGTCTACCGCCGCTACGTCCACATGGGCGTCGCGGTCGGCACCGAGCGCGGGCTCGTCGTGCCGGTCGTGCGCAACGCAGACCGCCTGTCGTTCGCCGAGATCGAGCGCGAGATCGCGCGCCTCGCCGAGCTCGCGCGCGCCGGCAAGCTCTCGGTCGACGATCTCTCCGGCGCGACCTTCACCATCAGCAACGGCGGCGTCTACGGCTCCCTGCTCTCGACGCCCATCCTGAACCCGCCGCAGAGCGGCATCCTCGGCATGCACAAGATCGAGAAGCGCCCCGTGGTGGTCGACGACCAGATCGTCGTCCGACCGATGATGTACCTCGCCCTGTCCTACGATCACCGCATCGTCGACGGACAGGGCGCCGTGACGTTCCTGGTCCGCGTCAAGGAAGCGCTCGAAGACCCGACGCGACTGCTGCTCGGGCTCTGACCGTGGCGTCCGAGCGACCCGCCGCGAACGCGGCCAGCGCACAACCCTACGATCTCGTCGTCATCGGCGCCGGACCCGGCGGCTACGTCGCGGCGATCCGCGCGGGCCAGCTCGGCATGCGCGTCGCCTGCGTCGACAAGGACCCGGCGCTCGGCGGCACCTGCCTCAACGTCGGCTGCATCCCGAGCAAGGCGCTGCTGCACTCGAGCGAGCTCTACGAGGCGGCGCGCAAGCACTTCGCCGAGCACGGCATCGAGGTCGGCAGCGTGTCGGTCGACCTCGCGAAGATGATGCAGCGCAAGACGCGCGTCGTCACCACGATGACCCGCGGCATCGCCGGCCTGTTCAAGAAGAACGGCGTCGAGCAGGTCACCGGCACGGCGCGCATCGCGAAGCCCGGGCAGGTCGTCGTCAAGGACAAAGACGGCGGCGAGCGCACGCTCGACACCAAGGCGATCCTGATCGCGAGCGGCAGCGTGCCGATCGCGCTTCCCGGGCTGCCGTTCGACGGCAAGCGGATCATCGACTCGACGCGCGCGCTCGAGCTCACCGAGGTGCCGGGCGAGCTCGCGGTGGTCGGCGCGGGCGCGATCGGGCTCGAGCTCGGCTCGGTGTGGCGCCGGCTCGGCAGCAAGGTGACGGTGATCGAGCTCACGCCGGGCGCCGTGCCGGGCATGGACCGCGAGATGGCGAAGCTGCTCGAGCGCTCGCTCGCGAAGCAAGGTCTCGCGTTCAAGTTCGACACGCGCGTCGAGTCGGCGAGCGTCGAGGGCGAGCGCGTACGCCTGACGCTGCGCTCGGGCGACGGCAAGACCGCCGAGCTCGGCGCCGACGTCGTCCTGGTCGCGGTCGGACGGCGCGCCTACCCGGATTTGCTCGGGCTCGAGCAGGTCGGCGTCGCGCTCGACGAGCGCGGGCGGATCGTCGTCGACGAGCGCTACGCGACCAACGTCCCCGGGATCTATGCGATCGGCGACGTGATCGCGGGTCCGATGCTCGCGCACAAGGCGTCGGAGGAAGGGGTCGCCTGCGTCGAGCTGCTCGCCGGCAAGGCCGGGCACGTCAACTACGACGCGATCCCGAACGTGGTCTACACCTTCCCCGAGCTCGCGAGCGTCGGCATCAGCGAGGAGGCGGCCAAGGCGCGCGGCCTCGACGTCCGCATCGGCAAGTTCCCGTTCGCCGCCAACGGACGCGCCAAGACGATGGGCGAGATCGAGGGCCAGGTGAAGATCATCGCCGACGCCAAGACCGACCGCGTGCTCGGCGTGCACGTCTTCGGCCCGCACGCGTCCGACCTGATCGCCGAGGCCGCGGTGGCGATCGAGTTCGGCGCGAGCTCCGAGGACATCGCGCGCTCGGTGCACGCCCACCCGACGCTGCCCGAGGCGATGAAGGAGGCGGCGCTCGCGGTCGACGGGCGCGCGCTGCACGTCTAGCGACCCGTAGCGGCGCGACGGGCGGGCCTCGGCCTCGAGCGATCGACGGCGGCGCCGGATCGCGCGCCGACGCGTGCGGCATTCGGGCGAACCGTCTAGGATGCCGCCTCGAGATGCCCCCCGCAGCCATCCCGGGCGCGAGGTTCGAGGCGCCGCCGCAGCGTCCCCACCGCGTCCGAGCGCTGCGCGAGGTGCCGCCGCGACGCACGACGGAGAGCCCGCGCGCGCGCCTCGCCGCGGGAACGCTCGGGCAGAAGGCGCTGTTCGTCCTCCTGCTGGCGGTGTTCCTGTTCGGGCTCTGGATCACGGTCGCCGACAAGCTGCGGCGAGTGGGCGAGCCCGACGTCGGCTTCCTGATCGACGGCGGCGTCGTGTCGCCGACGCGGCCCGACGCCTCGGACGCCGGGCTGCGCGGCGGCGGGATCGCGCTCGCGGTGAACGGCGTGGCGCTCTCCGACCTCGACCGTCTGACGGAGCGCATCCCCGCGGTGCGCCGTGAGCTCGGCGCGAGCAACACGATCACCTTCGAGCGCATCGACGGCACGGTGCGCGAGGTCACCGTGCCGGTGCAGCTCTGGGACTGGCACGACGCGCTCTTCACCGAGGGCGGCAGCGGGCTCATCGGCCTGCTTTTCTTCGTCGTCGGGACGCTCGTCTTCGCGCTGCGCCCCTACGAGATCACGAGCTGGGCGCTGTACGCGCTCGCGACCATCGTCGGCGCCGCGCTGATCACCATCTTCGTGCCGATCACCGACGACCGCGATCTCCTCGCGTCGGTCTACTTTCGCTTCATCATCGGCGTCACGGCGTTCGTGCCCTACCACCTCGCGCTCGCCTTTCCCGTGCCGCACCGGCTGCTGCTGCGCGGCCGCGGCGCGTTGTGGCTGATCTACGGCGGCGGCGTCGCGCAGGGCCTCTACAACCTCGTCGCCTGGCGGCTCGGCTTCGTCGGCCCGTTCGCCTACACGCGCACGACCGCGGCGGTCGCGATGGTCGCCGCCATCGTGCTGTTCGTCGTGCGCTGCGCGGAGCACGCGGTGCGCTCGCGCGACGCGCTCGTCAAGCAGCGCGCGCGCATCCTGCTCGCCGGCATCGTCTTCGGGCTCGGCCCGCTGGTCGTCCTGCAGCTCGCGCAGCAGGCGATCGGCGTGACCGGCTTCGACATGCGTTTCGCGTTCTGGGCGCTCGGCATCCTGGTGGTCGCGCTGGCGCGCATCACGCTGCGCCCCGAGCTGATGAACGCGCGCATCGCGGTGCGGCGGGCGCTGATCTACGCCACCGTGGTCGGCGTCTTGACGCTGCTCGCGGTCGCGCTGGTGTCGGTGCGTCCGTACGCGGTCGCGCTGCTGCTCCTGCCGCTGCTCTACGTCTGGCCGCACTTCGACGCCTGGCTCGACGACTGGCTCTATCCGCAGCGTGCGCACTTCCCCGAGCTGCTGCGCGAGATCGGCAACGAGATGGCGACGTGCGGCACCGTCGACGACGTGCTCGACGTGCTGACGCGCGCTCCCGAGCGGCTGTGCGACGCGCGCAGCAGCGTCGCGTTCCTGCTCGCCGGCACGACCGGTGGTGAGGAGCGCGTGCGCTCGAGCGACGGCGCGCCGGTCTCGGGCACGATGCCGCTCGGCGACGAGACCGTCGTGCTGCTGCTGCGCACGACGCGCAAGGAGATCCTGCGCGACCGCATCGCGGTCGACCCGCAGTTCTCGAACGTCAAGGACGAGTGCTACGCGGGCTTCGATCGTCTGCGCGCCGAGCTGCTGATCCCCATCCTCGAGGACAGCCGCGTCATCGGCGGGCTCGCGGTCGGCGCGCGCAGCACGGGCGACGTCTACCAGGCGGCCGAGATCGACGCGCTGTCGACGGTCGCGCAGCAGGCGTCGCAGGCGCTGCTCCGCGTGCGCGCCACCGACCGGCTGCGCGCGCGCGAGCTCGAGTTCGCCGACCTCAAGCGCTTCTTCCCGCCGCAGATCATCGACCAGGTGATGGCGCGCGGCGGCGCCGCCGAGCTGCGCAGCCAGCGCAAGCTCGTCACCGTCGTGTTCGCCGACCTGCGCGGCTTCACGTCGTTCTCGGAGAGCGTCGAGCCCGAGGAGGTGATGGCGACGCTCGCCGAGTACCACGCGGCGACCGGGCGGCGAATCGCGGAGTTCGGCGGCACGCTCGAGCGCTTCGCCGGCGACGGCTTCATGGTGTTCTTCAACGACCCGCTCGAGCAGCCGGACCACGCGCGGCGCGCGGCGGAGATGGCGCTCGCGATGCGCGACGACGTGCGCCGTCTGCGCGAGGGCTGGGCGCGCAAGGGCTACGCGATCGACGTCGGCATGGGCATCGACAGCGGCTACGCGACCTGCGGCTTCATCGGCTACGAGGGGCGGCGCGACTACGGCGTGATCGGCAAGGTGTCGAACTTGGCGGCGCGGCTGAGCGCCGCGGCGGCGCCCGGCGAGATCCTGATCACGGCGCGCGTCGCCGCCGAGCTGCGCGACACGGTGCGCACCGAGCTGGTCGGCGAGCTGACGCTGAAGGGCTTCGCGCAGCCGCAGCTCACGTACCGGCTGCTCGACCGCGTCTCGTGAGCGGGCGCTGGTTGACGGTGCGCGCGACGCTTTGCCTCGCGGACGCCGCGTCGGGCGTGCTCCGCGGCGGGGCAGTGCGGTGGGGACCGACGCCGAAGCGTGCGTGCCGCCGGGCGCGGGCCTCGCGTCCCGCGCCCACGGTCACCCAAGCCCCGGCGGCGGTTCCCACCGGCGGACGCGCTCAGAGCCAGGCCTGCGCCGCCGTCAGCACGCCGAACCCGCCGACGATCATCGCGCCGACGCGCAGCAGCAGACGGTTCTCCA is a window encoding:
- the odhB gene encoding 2-oxoglutarate dehydrogenase complex dihydrolipoyllysine-residue succinyltransferase; the encoded protein is MAFEVRIPSLGESVSEAVIGRWIKQDGELVQADEPILELESDKANMDLAAEQSGRLKVLKKAGETVQEGDVVAVIEPAEGAAAGATEPAQAAPEAAKPAPAAAATSTESKPAPAAAPSTSARPTEQALSVASAKPAAEQPLSPAVRRIVAEENLDVSGVEGTGPHGRLTKADVLELAEQRKSKVTPISAPAASATSASSGAAAASAPSASAARAAAPARAPRPELGDEAQLEERVPMSRMRQVIARRLVEAQHTAAILTTFNEADMSAIIELRTRYKEAFQKKHGVGLGFMSFFVAACCHAAREVPELNAEIQGNEIVYRRYVHMGVAVGTERGLVVPVVRNADRLSFAEIEREIARLAELARAGKLSVDDLSGATFTISNGGVYGSLLSTPILNPPQSGILGMHKIEKRPVVVDDQIVVRPMMYLALSYDHRIVDGQGAVTFLVRVKEALEDPTRLLLGL
- the lpdA gene encoding dihydrolipoyl dehydrogenase, whose amino-acid sequence is MASERPAANAASAQPYDLVVIGAGPGGYVAAIRAGQLGMRVACVDKDPALGGTCLNVGCIPSKALLHSSELYEAARKHFAEHGIEVGSVSVDLAKMMQRKTRVVTTMTRGIAGLFKKNGVEQVTGTARIAKPGQVVVKDKDGGERTLDTKAILIASGSVPIALPGLPFDGKRIIDSTRALELTEVPGELAVVGAGAIGLELGSVWRRLGSKVTVIELTPGAVPGMDREMAKLLERSLAKQGLAFKFDTRVESASVEGERVRLTLRSGDGKTAELGADVVLVAVGRRAYPDLLGLEQVGVALDERGRIVVDERYATNVPGIYAIGDVIAGPMLAHKASEEGVACVELLAGKAGHVNYDAIPNVVYTFPELASVGISEEAAKARGLDVRIGKFPFAANGRAKTMGEIEGQVKIIADAKTDRVLGVHVFGPHASDLIAEAAVAIEFGASSEDIARSVHAHPTLPEAMKEAALAVDGRALHV
- a CDS encoding adenylate/guanylate cyclase domain-containing protein — protein: MPPAAIPGARFEAPPQRPHRVRALREVPPRRTTESPRARLAAGTLGQKALFVLLLAVFLFGLWITVADKLRRVGEPDVGFLIDGGVVSPTRPDASDAGLRGGGIALAVNGVALSDLDRLTERIPAVRRELGASNTITFERIDGTVREVTVPVQLWDWHDALFTEGGSGLIGLLFFVVGTLVFALRPYEITSWALYALATIVGAALITIFVPITDDRDLLASVYFRFIIGVTAFVPYHLALAFPVPHRLLLRGRGALWLIYGGGVAQGLYNLVAWRLGFVGPFAYTRTTAAVAMVAAIVLFVVRCAEHAVRSRDALVKQRARILLAGIVFGLGPLVVLQLAQQAIGVTGFDMRFAFWALGILVVALARITLRPELMNARIAVRRALIYATVVGVLTLLAVALVSVRPYAVALLLLPLLYVWPHFDAWLDDWLYPQRAHFPELLREIGNEMATCGTVDDVLDVLTRAPERLCDARSSVAFLLAGTTGGEERVRSSDGAPVSGTMPLGDETVVLLLRTTRKEILRDRIAVDPQFSNVKDECYAGFDRLRAELLIPILEDSRVIGGLAVGARSTGDVYQAAEIDALSTVAQQASQALLRVRATDRLRARELEFADLKRFFPPQIIDQVMARGGAAELRSQRKLVTVVFADLRGFTSFSESVEPEEVMATLAEYHAATGRRIAEFGGTLERFAGDGFMVFFNDPLEQPDHARRAAEMALAMRDDVRRLREGWARKGYAIDVGMGIDSGYATCGFIGYEGRRDYGVIGKVSNLAARLSAAAAPGEILITARVAAELRDTVRTELVGELTLKGFAQPQLTYRLLDRVS